In Phormidium yuhuli AB48, one genomic interval encodes:
- a CDS encoding alpha/beta fold hydrolase, which yields MTDIDIGWQHCYIDTNRIRLHCVTQGEGDLVVLLHGFPEFWYSWRYQIPALARHFKVVVPDLRGYNDSDKPASGYDLDTLSQDVRGTIAALGYRSAHIVGHDWGGAIAWHLAHTYPESINRLAILNAPHPHQFTQALASNLDQLRRSWYVLALQIPNLPEWVIRNNLKDFVQNIFRENAIRKGAFGQEDNQIYQAALEKPGVLNSIVKYYRQLSAPQTWLKGWGRSLDPITVPTLVLWGEDDSFLSPSLTQGFEKLITAPFQLELISQCGHWIQQEVPQTVNRKLLNFLTIK from the coding sequence ATGACAGATATCGATATTGGCTGGCAGCACTGTTATATTGACACCAACCGCATCCGACTGCATTGTGTAACTCAAGGAGAAGGAGACCTGGTGGTCCTCCTCCATGGCTTCCCCGAGTTTTGGTACTCCTGGCGTTATCAAATCCCGGCCCTGGCGCGGCATTTCAAGGTTGTTGTCCCGGATTTGCGAGGCTACAACGACTCCGATAAGCCCGCCAGTGGCTATGATCTCGACACCCTCAGCCAAGACGTGCGGGGAACCATTGCCGCTCTAGGGTATCGTAGCGCCCATATTGTCGGTCATGACTGGGGAGGGGCGATCGCCTGGCATTTGGCTCACACCTATCCCGAGTCTATTAACCGCCTGGCTATCCTCAATGCGCCCCACCCCCACCAGTTCACTCAGGCCCTTGCCAGTAACCTCGACCAACTTCGCCGCAGTTGGTACGTGTTGGCCCTACAAATCCCCAATCTCCCCGAATGGGTGATTCGTAATAACCTCAAAGACTTCGTGCAAAATATCTTCCGGGAAAACGCTATCCGGAAAGGGGCATTTGGCCAGGAAGATAACCAAATTTACCAAGCCGCCCTGGAAAAACCCGGCGTACTCAACTCCATCGTTAAATACTACCGTCAACTTTCAGCCCCCCAAACCTGGCTCAAAGGCTGGGGGCGATCGCTCGATCCCATCACCGTCCCCACCCTAGTTCTCTGGGGTGAAGATGATTCGTTCTTGAGTCCCAGCCTAACCCAAGGGTTTGAGAAGCTGATCACGGCTCCCTTCCAACTGGAACTCATTTCTCAATGTGGTCATTGGATTCAGCAGGAAGTGCCGCAAACCGTTAACCGGAAACTGCTAAACTTCCTCACCATCAAGTAA
- a CDS encoding DUF2839 domain-containing protein codes for MGEAKRRKEALGEKYGQEPYILPWLPITKRQSEQFLKWTSRGAWAGIVGLIVVWLTVVFIAPSLGWWGLGQ; via the coding sequence ATGGGTGAAGCCAAACGTCGTAAAGAAGCCTTGGGCGAAAAGTACGGTCAGGAGCCTTATATCCTTCCCTGGCTACCGATTACCAAACGACAGTCGGAGCAATTCCTGAAATGGACGAGCCGAGGAGCTTGGGCGGGAATTGTTGGTCTGATTGTTGTCTGGCTGACGGTGGTCTTTATTGCTCCCTCCTTGGGTTGGTGGGGACTCGGTCAGTAA
- a CDS encoding DUF1815 family protein — MFIRLAEQHRQFVQELVMNLKALAIVLERRGYLASCYTCGSQMNSASFMVSLGDNHLIRFLVSDYGITWTEMRDDRELMKLEGAEAIAQLQELANLVKYQIAPQDYRPTAVQQA, encoded by the coding sequence GTGTTTATACGACTTGCCGAACAGCATCGTCAATTCGTCCAGGAGTTGGTGATGAACCTAAAAGCTTTAGCCATTGTGCTGGAGCGTCGGGGCTATCTCGCTTCGTGCTATACCTGCGGCAGTCAGATGAACAGTGCCTCATTCATGGTAAGCCTGGGGGATAATCATCTTATCCGTTTCTTGGTGTCTGACTACGGTATCACCTGGACTGAGATGCGCGACGATCGCGAACTGATGAAGCTCGAAGGGGCCGAAGCGATCGCCCAACTGCAAGAGTTAGCCAATCTGGTGAAATACCAAATTGCTCCCCAAGATTATCGCCCAACGGCCGTCCAACAGGCGTAA
- the rpsL gene encoding 30S ribosomal protein S12, translating to MPTIQQLVRSERKKAHKKTKSPALKSCPQRRGVCTRVYTTTPKKPNSALRKVARVRLTSGFEVTAYIPGIGHNLQEHSVVMLRGGRVKDLPGVRYHIVRGTLDTAGVKDRRQGRSKYGAKRPKE from the coding sequence ATGCCCACAATTCAGCAGCTCGTGCGTAGCGAGCGAAAGAAAGCTCATAAGAAAACGAAGTCGCCAGCTTTGAAAAGCTGTCCCCAGCGTCGTGGGGTTTGCACCCGGGTTTACACCACCACCCCGAAAAAGCCCAACTCCGCCCTGCGGAAAGTGGCGCGGGTTCGGCTCACCTCAGGGTTTGAAGTGACCGCCTACATTCCCGGCATTGGTCATAACCTACAAGAGCACTCCGTGGTGATGCTGCGGGGAGGTCGTGTGAAGGATTTACCCGGAGTCCGTTATCACATTGTGCGAGGAACTCTCGATACCGCTGGTGTCAAAGATCGTCGCCAAGGTCGTTCCAAGTACGGAGCCAAGCGTCCGAAAGAGTAA
- a CDS encoding HesB/IscA family protein, translating to MSSLSEIRISLSPAAIAEVERLRRKQQCPEAALRVRVQSGGCAELYYDLSFEASPGSDDRCCTCDGVAIAVDVLSLPYVDGLTIDYTEDLMGGGFRFHNPHAERTCSCGHSFVPQADLTAH from the coding sequence ATGAGTTCCTTATCTGAAATCCGCATTTCTCTGAGTCCAGCGGCGATCGCCGAAGTGGAGCGCCTGCGACGTAAGCAACAGTGTCCTGAGGCGGCGTTACGGGTGCGAGTGCAATCCGGGGGTTGTGCTGAACTCTACTATGACCTCAGTTTTGAGGCCTCTCCGGGCAGCGATGACCGCTGTTGTACCTGTGATGGGGTGGCGATCGCCGTTGACGTGTTAAGCTTACCCTACGTCGATGGACTGACGATTGACTACACAGAAGATCTCATGGGAGGCGGCTTTCGCTTCCATAATCCTCACGCCGAGCGCACCTGTAGCTGTGGACATTCCTTTGTTCCCCAAGCTGATCTGACCGCTCACTGA
- the rpsJ gene encoding 30S ribosomal protein S10 yields MATIQQQKIRIRLKAFDRRLLDTSCDKIVDTANRTSATAVGPIPLPTKRRVYCVLRSPHVDKDSREHFETRTHRRIIDIYQPSSKTIDALMKLDLPAGVDIEVKL; encoded by the coding sequence ATGGCAACGATTCAGCAGCAAAAAATTCGTATTCGCTTAAAAGCCTTTGACCGTCGTCTTCTCGACACATCTTGCGACAAAATTGTTGACACGGCTAATCGCACCAGTGCCACGGCGGTGGGGCCCATTCCTCTACCCACGAAACGCCGGGTTTATTGTGTGCTGCGATCGCCCCACGTCGATAAAGACTCTCGTGAGCACTTTGAAACTCGTACCCACCGGCGCATTATTGATATTTATCAACCCTCCTCAAAAACGATTGATGCCCTAATGAAGCTGGATCTGCCCGCCGGGGTTGATATTGAGGTTAAACTCTAG
- the tuf gene encoding elongation factor Tu produces the protein MARAKFERNKPHVNIGTIGHVDHGKTTLTAAITATLAVTGQAKARKYADIDAAPEEKERGITINTAHVEYETNQRHYAHVDCPGHADYVKNMITGAAQMDGAILVVSAADGPMPQTREHILLARQVGVPSLVVFLNKQDQVDDEELLELVELEVRELLSEYDFPGDDIPIVTGSALKAIEALEGNPKLGAGEDEWVDKILKLMEEVDGYVPTPERDVDKDFLMAVEDVFSITGRGTVATGRIERGIIKVGDTVELVGIRDTRSTTVTGVEMFQKTLDQGMAGDNVGVLLRGIQKADIERGMVLAKPGTINPHTKFEAEVYILNKDEGGRHTPFFPGYRPQFYVRTTDVTGTISDFTADDGSDAEMVMPGDRIKMTVELINPVAIEQGMRFAIREGGRTVGAGAVAKILQ, from the coding sequence ATGGCACGCGCAAAATTTGAACGCAACAAACCCCACGTCAACATCGGTACCATCGGTCACGTTGACCACGGGAAAACCACGCTAACCGCTGCAATTACCGCAACTCTAGCGGTGACCGGTCAAGCGAAAGCTCGCAAGTACGCTGATATCGACGCAGCACCGGAAGAAAAAGAGCGGGGAATTACCATTAACACCGCTCACGTTGAATATGAAACTAATCAACGTCACTATGCTCACGTGGACTGCCCCGGTCACGCGGACTATGTGAAAAACATGATCACCGGAGCCGCTCAGATGGACGGCGCCATCCTGGTGGTGTCCGCCGCTGATGGTCCCATGCCTCAAACTCGTGAGCACATCCTCTTGGCCCGTCAGGTGGGTGTTCCTAGCTTGGTGGTCTTCTTGAACAAACAAGACCAAGTCGATGATGAAGAACTCCTCGAATTGGTTGAATTGGAAGTCCGCGAACTCCTGAGCGAGTACGACTTCCCCGGCGATGATATTCCCATCGTCACCGGCTCGGCTCTCAAAGCCATTGAAGCTCTCGAAGGCAACCCCAAACTCGGTGCGGGTGAAGATGAGTGGGTTGACAAAATCCTCAAACTCATGGAAGAAGTGGACGGTTATGTGCCCACCCCTGAGCGGGATGTGGATAAAGACTTCTTGATGGCTGTTGAGGACGTGTTCTCGATTACCGGTCGGGGGACGGTTGCCACCGGACGGATCGAGCGCGGTATCATCAAAGTTGGTGACACCGTGGAACTCGTGGGGATCCGTGATACCCGCAGCACCACCGTCACCGGTGTGGAAATGTTCCAGAAAACCTTGGATCAAGGGATGGCTGGGGACAACGTGGGTGTACTCCTGCGTGGGATTCAAAAAGCTGACATTGAGCGGGGTATGGTGTTGGCCAAACCCGGCACGATTAACCCTCACACCAAGTTTGAAGCTGAGGTGTACATCCTCAATAAAGATGAAGGCGGCCGTCACACCCCCTTCTTCCCCGGCTACCGTCCTCAGTTCTATGTGCGGACAACGGACGTGACCGGAACCATCAGCGACTTCACCGCTGACGATGGTAGTGATGCGGAAATGGTCATGCCTGGCGATCGCATCAAAATGACCGTTGAATTGATCAACCCCGTGGCAATCGAACAAGGAATGCGCTTTGCCATTCGTGAAGGCGGTCGGACCGTCGGCGCGGGTGCTGTGGCTAAAATCCTTCAGTAG
- a CDS encoding ferrochelatase produces the protein MVVTHEQTTHSPNSTPSDHRVAVLLMGYGEVESYDDFANYNEQALHLLTAKFAPVPDWLYPPLARLLAIFDRHEWGHQHHDFISPHNAIFEQQRAGIEQKLQERWGDRIQVFKAFNFCAPFLPEQVLAEVKAQGFTKLLIYPLLVVDSVFTSGIAVEQVNQALSKLAEGEEHWVKGLKYIPSFYNQPQYLDLMAMMVEERIAEELAAAYLPSQIGIVLMNHGCPMKAKGFTSGVDESQALYEAVRERLMYRYPLISVGWLNHDTPLIEWTQPNPNQAIDNLVQLGARAIVMMPIGFATENHETLLDVHHIVHEMHRRYPDVTYVQMPCVNDRPEFLEMVAGWAESHIEELLSEEGFEVNPQLGVEVARRFHNHDEDGLAHGHGHDHGHGHSHSHSHSHSHSHSH, from the coding sequence TTGGTTGTTACCCACGAACAGACCACCCATTCGCCGAACTCTACTCCATCAGACCATCGCGTCGCCGTTCTCTTAATGGGATACGGTGAGGTGGAGAGCTATGATGATTTCGCAAATTACAATGAACAGGCCCTGCACCTGCTCACCGCCAAGTTTGCCCCGGTTCCGGATTGGCTTTATCCCCCCTTAGCCCGGTTATTGGCAATTTTTGACCGTCATGAGTGGGGTCATCAACATCATGATTTTATCTCCCCCCACAATGCCATTTTTGAGCAACAACGGGCGGGGATTGAGCAAAAGCTTCAGGAACGCTGGGGCGATCGCATTCAGGTGTTTAAGGCCTTCAACTTCTGCGCTCCCTTCCTCCCGGAACAGGTGTTGGCTGAGGTGAAAGCGCAAGGCTTCACGAAACTCTTGATTTATCCCCTGCTGGTGGTGGATTCGGTGTTTACCAGTGGTATTGCTGTTGAACAGGTGAATCAGGCTCTCTCCAAGTTAGCTGAGGGCGAGGAGCATTGGGTTAAGGGGTTGAAATATATTCCCTCGTTCTACAATCAGCCCCAATATCTGGATTTGATGGCGATGATGGTGGAGGAACGCATCGCCGAGGAGTTGGCGGCGGCCTATCTCCCGTCACAAATTGGCATTGTTTTGATGAATCATGGCTGTCCCATGAAGGCTAAGGGCTTTACCTCTGGGGTTGATGAGAGTCAGGCACTCTATGAGGCGGTACGGGAACGGCTGATGTATCGCTATCCCCTGATTTCGGTGGGTTGGCTGAACCATGACACCCCCTTGATTGAATGGACGCAGCCGAATCCGAATCAAGCCATTGATAATTTGGTGCAGTTGGGGGCGCGGGCGATCGTGATGATGCCCATTGGTTTCGCGACGGAAAACCATGAGACCCTGTTGGATGTGCATCATATTGTCCATGAGATGCACCGTCGTTATCCTGATGTCACCTATGTCCAGATGCCCTGTGTGAACGATCGCCCGGAATTTCTGGAGATGGTGGCCGGCTGGGCCGAGTCCCATATTGAGGAACTCCTCTCAGAAGAAGGATTTGAGGTGAATCCCCAATTAGGGGTTGAAGTGGCCCGACGCTTCCATAATCATGATGAGGATGGTTTGGCTCATGGTCACGGCCATGACCATGGCCATGGTCACAGTCATAGTCACAGCCACAGCCACAGCCACAGCCACAGCCATTAA
- a CDS encoding LON peptidase substrate-binding domain-containing protein: MATSSSIAVRELPLFPLPEVVLFPGRPLPLHIFEFRYRMMMNTILQGDRRFGVLMWDPNNHEAAPVGCCAEIIQHQRLPDDRLKIWTIGQQRFRVLDYVREKPYYVGLVEWMEDHPPQQDLYPLATDVEELLRDVVRLSAKLMDREIELPEDIPSLPTELSYWVAGNLYGVASEQQTLLEMQDTATRLERESEILTTTRNHLAARTVLKDTFDPS, encoded by the coding sequence ATGGCTACCTCGTCTTCTATCGCCGTTCGAGAACTTCCTTTATTTCCTCTTCCGGAGGTCGTCCTGTTTCCGGGTAGACCGCTGCCTCTGCATATTTTTGAGTTTCGCTACCGCATGATGATGAACACCATCCTCCAAGGCGATCGTCGCTTTGGCGTGCTCATGTGGGACCCGAACAATCATGAAGCCGCCCCAGTGGGGTGTTGTGCTGAGATTATCCAACATCAGCGGTTGCCGGATGATCGCCTGAAAATTTGGACGATAGGCCAACAGCGGTTTCGGGTCTTGGACTATGTGCGGGAGAAGCCCTACTATGTGGGCTTAGTGGAGTGGATGGAAGATCACCCCCCCCAGCAGGACTTATATCCCTTAGCCACGGATGTAGAAGAACTTTTGCGGGATGTGGTTCGCCTCTCGGCTAAGTTAATGGATCGCGAGATTGAACTGCCCGAAGATATCCCCAGCCTGCCGACGGAACTGTCCTATTGGGTGGCGGGGAATCTCTATGGCGTGGCCTCAGAACAGCAAACACTGTTGGAGATGCAGGATACGGCCACTCGTCTAGAGCGAGAATCGGAAATCCTCACTACAACCCGAAATCATCTCGCGGCTCGAACGGTTCTCAAAGATACCTTTGACCCTTCCTAA
- a CDS encoding nucleotidyl transferase AbiEii/AbiGii toxin family protein, which yields MNNPLMANLAQVARVLAPIPERFVFTGGATIVLYLGEILWDEVRPTLDVDCVVEITTRADYYRLAEQLRGVGLEEEQGKGVPLCRWRYNDLIIDVMPCDESVLGFTNRWYSEAIAHRVSYRLPDGQEIWIFPPIYFLASKVEAFKGRGGDLRFSKDIEDIVLLLDGCEELLTDFRRANPDVKDFLRSWFQQSREQFEEAIYVFLPSSSEGREDYIFALLDELCQETQEEL from the coding sequence ATGAATAATCCATTGATGGCTAATTTAGCCCAGGTAGCAAGGGTTTTGGCTCCGATTCCTGAACGGTTTGTGTTTACGGGGGGAGCGACAATAGTGCTATATCTCGGGGAGATTTTATGGGATGAGGTTCGGCCAACGTTGGATGTGGATTGTGTGGTGGAGATTACGACGCGGGCGGATTATTACCGTTTGGCAGAACAGTTACGGGGGGTGGGATTGGAGGAGGAGCAAGGGAAGGGTGTGCCGTTATGTCGTTGGCGTTATAATGACCTCATTATTGATGTGATGCCCTGTGATGAGTCGGTGTTGGGTTTTACCAATCGTTGGTATTCAGAGGCGATCGCCCATCGAGTGAGTTACAGGTTGCCTGATGGTCAAGAGATTTGGATTTTTCCACCGATTTATTTTCTAGCGAGTAAGGTTGAGGCGTTTAAAGGACGGGGTGGAGATTTGCGTTTTTCTAAGGATATAGAAGATATTGTCCTGTTGTTAGACGGATGTGAGGAATTATTGACAGATTTTCGTAGGGCTAACCCAGATGTTAAAGATTTTTTACGGTCTTGGTTTCAACAAAGTCGAGAACAATTTGAAGAAGCGATCTACGTTTTTTTGCCCTCTTCGAGTGAAGGAAGAGAAGACTATATTTTTGCTTTGCTCGATGAGCTTTGCCAAGAAACTCAAGAAGAATTATAG
- the fusA gene encoding elongation factor G: MSRTVPLNRIRNIGIAAHIDAGKTTTTERILFYSGMVHKMGEVHDGTAVTDWMAQERERGITITAAAITTNWLDHQINIIDTPGHVDFTIEVERSMRVLDGVVAVFCSVGGVQPQSETVWRQADRYTVPRIAFVNKMDRTGANFFKVYNQMCDRLRANAVPIQIPIGSESNFRGVVDLVGMKAYIYTNDLGTDIQETEIPEDVSELAAEYREKLLEAVAETDDDLMEKYLAEEEISEEEVRSAIRKGTIAGAIVPMLCGSAFKNKGVQRLLDAVVDYLPSPTEVPPIQGTLADGEVATRPADDDVPLSALAFKVMADPYGRLTFVRVYSGILQKGSYVYNATKDQKERVSRLIVLKSDDRIEVDELRAGDLGAALGLKDTLTGDTICDEEEPIILESLYIPEPVISVAVEPKTKADMEKLSKALQSLSEEDPTFRVTTDAETNQTVIAGMGELHLEILVDRMLREFKVEAEVGAPQVAYRETIRKSSTAEGKFVRQSGGKGQYGHVVIELEPGETGSGFEFVSKIVGGSVPKEYIGPAENGMKEACESGILAGYPLIDVKATLIDGSYHDVDSNEMAFKIAGSMAIKNAVTKASPVLLEPMMKVEVEVPEDFMGNVIGDLNSRRGQIEGQETDDGLTKVTAKVPLASMFGYATDIRSKTQGRGIFSMEFSHYEEVPRSVAEEIIAKSKGNA, translated from the coding sequence GTGTCACGAACAGTCCCGCTCAACCGAATTCGCAATATTGGTATTGCGGCACACATCGACGCAGGAAAGACGACTACAACAGAGCGTATCCTGTTCTACTCAGGCATGGTTCACAAAATGGGCGAAGTCCATGATGGAACCGCTGTGACGGACTGGATGGCTCAGGAGCGAGAGCGGGGCATTACGATTACTGCCGCTGCGATCACTACCAACTGGCTCGATCATCAAATTAACATCATCGACACCCCAGGACACGTGGACTTCACCATTGAAGTAGAGCGGTCTATGCGGGTGCTGGACGGCGTTGTGGCTGTCTTTTGTTCCGTCGGTGGGGTGCAACCCCAATCGGAGACCGTGTGGCGGCAAGCGGATCGCTACACCGTACCCCGGATCGCCTTTGTCAACAAAATGGACCGGACTGGGGCCAACTTCTTCAAGGTCTACAATCAGATGTGCGATCGCCTACGGGCGAATGCGGTTCCCATCCAAATTCCCATCGGCAGTGAAAGCAACTTCCGTGGCGTGGTGGATCTTGTCGGCATGAAAGCCTACATTTACACCAACGACTTGGGAACGGACATTCAGGAAACCGAGATTCCTGAAGATGTCTCAGAACTGGCCGCCGAGTACCGGGAAAAACTCCTAGAAGCCGTCGCCGAAACCGATGACGACTTGATGGAGAAATATCTCGCCGAAGAAGAGATCAGCGAAGAGGAAGTTCGCTCCGCCATCCGCAAAGGAACAATTGCTGGGGCGATCGTCCCCATGTTATGCGGGTCTGCCTTCAAAAACAAAGGGGTGCAACGCCTGCTCGATGCCGTCGTTGACTATCTCCCTTCTCCAACGGAAGTTCCCCCCATTCAAGGAACCCTCGCCGATGGAGAAGTGGCCACTCGTCCCGCCGATGACGATGTGCCTTTGTCCGCGTTGGCCTTTAAGGTCATGGCGGATCCCTACGGTCGTTTGACCTTCGTGCGGGTGTACTCCGGCATCCTGCAAAAAGGAAGCTATGTGTACAACGCTACCAAAGACCAGAAAGAGCGGGTGTCTCGTCTGATCGTTCTCAAATCTGACGATCGCATCGAAGTCGATGAACTTCGGGCCGGAGATTTGGGCGCAGCGTTAGGCTTGAAAGATACCCTAACTGGCGATACGATTTGCGACGAGGAAGAACCGATCATCCTCGAATCGCTCTACATCCCCGAACCGGTGATCTCCGTCGCCGTCGAGCCAAAAACCAAGGCCGACATGGAGAAACTCTCCAAAGCCTTGCAATCCTTGTCTGAGGAAGATCCCACCTTCCGTGTCACCACGGATGCCGAGACCAATCAGACAGTGATTGCGGGGATGGGTGAACTTCACCTAGAAATTCTCGTTGACCGTATGTTGCGGGAATTCAAAGTGGAAGCTGAAGTGGGTGCCCCTCAGGTAGCCTACCGGGAAACCATCCGCAAATCCAGCACCGCCGAGGGCAAATTTGTCCGTCAAAGTGGTGGTAAAGGGCAATACGGTCACGTGGTCATCGAACTCGAACCTGGCGAAACCGGAAGCGGCTTTGAATTCGTTTCCAAAATCGTCGGTGGGTCCGTTCCCAAAGAATATATTGGGCCGGCCGAAAACGGGATGAAAGAAGCCTGCGAATCTGGTATTCTAGCAGGTTATCCCCTGATCGACGTGAAAGCGACGTTGATCGATGGGTCTTACCACGATGTCGATTCCAATGAGATGGCATTTAAGATCGCTGGTTCCATGGCGATTAAAAATGCCGTCACCAAGGCATCCCCGGTTCTTCTCGAACCGATGATGAAAGTTGAGGTCGAAGTTCCCGAAGACTTCATGGGTAACGTGATTGGCGATCTCAACTCCCGTCGCGGTCAGATTGAAGGTCAAGAGACTGACGATGGCCTTACGAAAGTAACGGCTAAAGTTCCGCTGGCATCCATGTTTGGTTATGCCACGGATATTCGCTCGAAGACCCAAGGTCGTGGCATCTTTTCGATGGAGTTCAGCCACTATGAGGAAGTTCCCCGTAGTGTGGCTGAAGAGATCATCGCCAAAAGCAAAGGGAACGCATAA
- the hetR gene encoding heterocyst differentiation master regulator HetR yields the protein MNKDTDLIERLSPSAMDQIMLYLAFIAMRTSGHRHGAFLDAAATAAKCAIYLTYLEQGENLRMTGHLHHIEPRRVKVIVEEVRQALTEGKLLKMLGSQEPRYLIQFPYVWLEQYPWQPGKPRIAGSSLAPEEKRQLERKLPKRLPDAQTINSFQFMELIEFLHSRSQEDLPTERRMPLSEALAEHIKRRLIYSGTVTRIDSPWGMPVYALTRASYAPANDEERNYIMVEDTARYFRLMRDWTQRQPRAMRLLEELDIPSDRLQDALTELDELIRGWADKFHQKGGEPTILQMVLGERDDSFMP from the coding sequence ATGAATAAAGATACCGATTTGATCGAGCGTCTGAGTCCAAGCGCAATGGATCAAATCATGCTCTATTTGGCATTTATTGCCATGCGGACTAGCGGCCATCGACATGGAGCCTTTCTGGATGCGGCAGCCACGGCAGCTAAATGTGCGATCTACTTGACCTATCTTGAGCAGGGGGAAAACTTGCGGATGACGGGCCATCTGCATCACATCGAACCCCGGCGGGTCAAGGTGATTGTTGAGGAAGTTCGTCAGGCCTTAACAGAAGGCAAACTTCTCAAAATGCTGGGGTCTCAGGAACCTCGCTATTTAATCCAGTTCCCCTATGTCTGGCTGGAACAATACCCCTGGCAACCCGGAAAACCGCGCATTGCGGGGAGCAGCCTGGCACCTGAGGAAAAACGCCAACTGGAACGGAAACTGCCCAAACGCCTACCGGATGCTCAAACCATTAATTCCTTCCAGTTTATGGAATTAATTGAGTTTCTGCACAGCCGCTCCCAAGAGGATCTGCCCACTGAACGCCGGATGCCTTTAAGTGAAGCCTTAGCTGAGCATATCAAACGGCGTTTAATCTATTCAGGGACTGTCACCCGTATTGACTCTCCCTGGGGAATGCCGGTTTATGCCCTCACCCGCGCCTCCTATGCTCCTGCCAACGACGAGGAGCGGAACTATATTATGGTCGAAGATACAGCTCGCTATTTCCGGCTAATGCGGGATTGGACACAACGGCAACCGAGAGCCATGCGTCTGTTGGAAGAGTTGGACATCCCCAGCGATCGCCTCCAAGATGCGTTGACCGAACTCGATGAACTCATCCGGGGTTGGGCGGACAAGTTCCACCAAAAAGGCGGAGAACCCACGATTCTACAAATGGTGCTTGGGGAACGAGACGATAGCTTTATGCCCTAG
- the rpsG gene encoding 30S ribosomal protein S7 codes for MSRRRVVQKRPVPPDPVYNSRLVSMMTRRIMQHGKKSLASNIVYDAMKIIEERTGSEPLEVFETAIRNATPLVEVKARRVGGATYQVPMEVRPDRGVALALRWLIAATRNRSGTTMAMKLANELMDAANETGNTIRKREETHRMAEANKAFAHYRY; via the coding sequence ATGTCACGTCGCAGAGTCGTTCAAAAACGTCCGGTTCCCCCCGATCCGGTTTATAATAGCCGCCTAGTCAGCATGATGACCCGCCGCATCATGCAGCATGGTAAAAAATCCTTGGCATCCAACATTGTCTATGATGCCATGAAAATTATTGAAGAGCGCACGGGTTCTGAGCCTTTAGAGGTTTTTGAAACCGCCATTCGCAACGCGACGCCTCTAGTTGAAGTCAAAGCTCGTCGTGTGGGTGGCGCAACCTATCAGGTTCCCATGGAAGTGCGTCCTGACCGTGGGGTGGCTTTGGCCCTGCGTTGGCTGATTGCAGCGACCCGTAATCGTTCGGGAACGACCATGGCCATGAAGCTCGCCAACGAACTTATGGATGCAGCCAACGAGACCGGAAATACCATCCGCAAACGGGAAGAGACCCATCGCATGGCTGAAGCGAACAAGGCGTTTGCTCATTATCGTTACTAA